Proteins from a single region of Juglans microcarpa x Juglans regia isolate MS1-56 chromosome 5S, Jm3101_v1.0, whole genome shotgun sequence:
- the LOC121266942 gene encoding spermidine hydroxycinnamoyl transferase-like isoform X1, translating into MVYVKSTSSIIPSKPTPVGVLRLSECDQRMQWTHIPLIFIYKATDDNNEKTKTVETLKDSLSRVLVPYYPLAGRLHWIHGGRLEVHCNAKGAQLLEAYSEAKLDELGDFAPMKAIEDLVPKVDYGSPIEDWPLLLVQVTRFSCGGLCVATVMSHTMVDGWSAAKFFNAWAKLARGNELEENEMPFHDRTILRSLHEPPMPPRFEHIEFTKPPLRLGHTDAKEEKKKETCVAILEVTKEQVEGLRKKANEIPCQDVEMVSTRPYSRYEAIASHLWRCICKARANDNSQPTRVTLVIDFRSRLKPSLPPGYFGNTVLQTVTSKCVHGDLLAKPLSYAAGKLREAIERMTDEYIRSALDFIASQKDVGALRCGLHNGAHTNPPNYLGNPNASIISWINLPFYGMDYGCGKPIYVGPALLNDDDGKTYIMSSPAADGSLIIALRLQTECMNSFKKFFYEDMPW; encoded by the coding sequence atgGTTTACGTCAAGTCTACTTCCTCCATCATTCCGAGCAAGCCTACCCCGGTTGGCGTATTACGGTTATCTGAGTGTGATCAACGAATGCAATGGACTCATATCCCGCTCATCTTTATTTACAAAGCCACCGACGACAACAAcgagaaaacaaaaacagtaGAGACTTTGAAAGACTCCCTAAGTCGTGTATTGGTTCCCTATTATCCACTAGCTGGTCGACTACACTGGATTCATGGTGGTCGACTGGAAGTCCATTGCAATGCTAAGGGTGCGCAGTTACTGGAAGCTTATTCTGAAGCAAAACTTGATGAACTTGGCGACTTTGCACCAATGAAGGCAATCGAAGATCTGGTCCCTAAGGTTGATTATGGTAGTCCGATTGAGGACTGGCCGTTGCTGCTGGTGCAAGTCACAAGATTTAGTTGCGGTGGTCTCTGTGTTGCAACAGTCATGTCCCATACAATGGTTGATGGATGGTCTGCAGCTAAATTCTTCAATGCATGGGCCAAGTTGGCTCGAGGAAATGAATTGGAGGAGAATGAGATGCCTTTTCATGATCGCACCATATTACGATCACTTCATGAACCGCCTATGCCTCCACGCTTTGAGCATATAGAGTTCACCAAACCACCACTCCGATTGGGACACACTGATGccaaagaggagaagaagaaagaaacttgTGTCGCCATATTGGAAGTCACCAAAGAGCAAGTCGAGGGACTAAGGAAGAAAGCCAATGAGATCCCATGTCAGGACGTGGAGATGGTGTCGACGCGACCTTATTCTCGATATGAAGCTATTGCCAGCCACTTATGGAGGTGTATATGCAAGGCGCGAGCAAACGATAACTCTCAACCAACAAGAGTTACCTTGGTGATTGATTTTCGCAGCCGCTTGAAGCCGTCTCTCCCCCCAGGATACTTTGGAAACACAGTTCTTCAGACCGTAACATCGAAATGTGTCCATGGCGACCTATTGGCCAAACCACTTAGTTATGCTGCTGGAAAACTAAGGGAAGCCATCGAGCGTATGACAGATGAGTATATAAGGTCTGCTCTTGATTTTATAGCTAGCCAGAAGGATGTGGGTGCTTTGAGGTGTGGCTTGCACAATGGTGCACACACCAATCCACCTAATTATTTAGGAAATCCCAACGCTTCTATTATAAGTTGGATCAATTTGCCATTTTATGGTATGGATTATGGGTGCGGAAAGCCAATATACGTTGGTCCAGCATTATTAAATGATGACGATGGCAAGACGTACATCATGTCAAGTCCAGCTGCAGATGGATCTCTAATCATAGCACTCCGTTTGCAAACAGAATGCATGAATTCTTTTAAGAAGTTCTTCTATGAGGACATGCCATGGTAA
- the LOC121266942 gene encoding spermidine hydroxycinnamoyl transferase-like isoform X2 — translation MQWTHIPLIFIYKATGDNNEKTKTAETLKDSLSRVLVPYYPLAGRLHWIHGGRLEVHCNAKGAQLLEAYSEAKLDELGDFAPMKAIEDLVPKVDYGSPIEDWPLLLVQVTRFSCGGLCVATVMSHTMVDGWSAAKFFNAWAKLARGNELEENEMPFHDRTILRSLHEPPMPPRFEHIEFTKPPLRLGHTDAKEEKKKETCVAILEVTKEQVEGLRKKANEIPCQDVEMVSTRPYSRYEAIASHLWRCICKARANDNSQPTRVTLVIDFRSRLKPSLPPGYFGNTVLQTVTSKCVHGDLLAKPLSYAAGKLREAIERMTDEYIRSALDFIASQKDVGALRCGLHNGAHTNPPNYLGNPNASIISWINLPFYGMDYGCGKPIYVGPALLNDDDGKTYIMSSPAADGSLIIALRLQTECMNSFKKFFYEDMPW, via the coding sequence GTTCCCTATTATCCACTAGCTGGTCGACTACACTGGATTCATGGTGGTCGACTGGAAGTCCATTGCAATGCTAAGGGTGCGCAGTTACTGGAAGCTTATTCTGAAGCAAAACTTGATGAACTTGGCGACTTTGCACCAATGAAGGCAATCGAAGATCTGGTCCCTAAGGTTGATTATGGTAGTCCGATTGAGGACTGGCCGTTGCTGCTGGTGCAAGTCACAAGATTTAGTTGCGGTGGTCTCTGTGTTGCAACAGTCATGTCCCATACAATGGTTGATGGATGGTCTGCAGCTAAATTCTTCAATGCATGGGCCAAGTTGGCTCGAGGAAATGAATTGGAGGAGAATGAGATGCCTTTTCATGATCGCACCATATTACGATCACTTCATGAACCGCCTATGCCTCCACGCTTTGAGCATATAGAGTTCACCAAACCACCACTCCGATTGGGACACACTGATGccaaagaggagaagaagaaagaaacttgTGTCGCCATATTGGAAGTCACCAAAGAGCAAGTCGAGGGACTAAGGAAGAAAGCCAATGAGATCCCATGTCAGGACGTGGAGATGGTGTCGACGCGACCTTATTCTCGATATGAAGCTATTGCCAGCCACTTATGGAGGTGTATATGCAAGGCGCGAGCAAACGATAACTCTCAACCAACAAGAGTTACCTTGGTGATTGATTTTCGCAGCCGCTTGAAGCCGTCTCTCCCCCCAGGATACTTTGGAAACACAGTTCTTCAGACCGTAACATCGAAATGTGTCCATGGCGACCTATTGGCCAAACCACTTAGTTATGCTGCTGGAAAACTAAGGGAAGCCATCGAGCGTATGACAGATGAGTATATAAGGTCTGCTCTTGATTTTATAGCTAGCCAGAAGGATGTGGGTGCTTTGAGGTGTGGCTTGCACAATGGTGCACACACCAATCCACCTAATTATTTAGGAAATCCCAACGCTTCTATTATAAGTTGGATCAATTTGCCATTTTATGGTATGGATTATGGGTGCGGAAAGCCAATATACGTTGGTCCAGCATTATTAAATGATGACGATGGCAAGACGTACATCATGTCAAGTCCAGCTGCAGATGGATCTCTAATCATAGCACTCCGTTTGCAAACAGAATGCATGAATTCTTTTAAGAAGTTCTTCTATGAGGACATGCCATGGTAA